AGATGATTCCAGCACCTCGGCGGTGATCTCCTCGCCACGGTTGGCCGGCAGGCAGTGCATGACGATAGCCCCGGGTTCGGCCCTGTCAAGGAGGGCCCGGTCAAGCCGGTAGTGCTGCAATCTTCTCCGGCGTTCTTCCTGCTCGGTTTCCCGCCCCATGCTGGTCCAGACATCGGTGTAGAGAACCCCGGCCCCGCGGACTGCTTCCTGCGGATTGTCCGTAACCTCTATCTCTCCCCCCGTTTTCTCGCCCTCTTCACGCGCCCACGACAGTATTTCCGGCAACGGCGTGTAACCCTCCGGCGCACAGATCGTTATCTGCATACCCATCCTGCTGCAAGCAACCAGGAGGGAATGAGCCACGTTGCTGCCCCCGTCGCCCATGAAAACAATCTTGCCCGCCCTCAGGGCACCCCTGTGTTCGATGATGGTCATCAGGTCGGCCAGTGCCTGGCAAGGATGGAAAAGATCGGTCAGCCCGTTGATAACCGGAACGGACGCCCACTCTGCCAGTTCCACAACTTCACCGTGGTCAAAAGTACGGATCATGATCCCGTCAAGATAGCGGGAGAGGGTGTGAGCTGTATCCCGGATGGGTTCCCCCCGCCCCATCTGCAGATCCTGGGTGCTCAGGAAAAGGGCAAAACCCCCGAGCTGGAACATGCCCACCTCGAATGACACACGTGTCCTGGTTGATGGTTTCTGGAAGACCATACCCAGCGTTCTGCCTTCAAGAAAGCGGTGAGGGATCCCGTTCTTTCGCTCATTTTTCAGATCTGCAGCCAGGGAGAGTATCCCGCCGATCTCCGCCGGGGAGAAATCCTGCAGGCTGAGAAAATCCCGGCCCTGCAACTGCACCCGATATTCATGATAAGACATCCTTTCCATCTCCTCCCGTCACTTTATGGCCGCAAGGGCACCGTTGAAGATATCCATGAACAGTGCCAGGTCTTCCTCGTCGATGATCAGGGGGGGAAGCAGGCGGATGATCGATTCCCCGATAGCATTGATGAGCAGCCCCTTCTCCTGGCACTCCCTCTGGATGCGCACCGCCCCGGGAACGGTGAGTTCCATGGCCAACATCAGGCCCTTCCCCCTTGTTTCCGCGATCAGATCGGGATTTTTCTTCTTGAGCCCGTGCAGGTATTCCTGCAAGAGCCCCCCTATCCGGGTAACTTCCTGCAAAAAGTTTTTCTTCAGCATAGTCTGCAAGACGGCCACGGCCACCCGGCAAGCCAGAGGATTGCCGCCAAAAGTGGAGGCATGATCGCCGGGCCCCAGCCCCTGCGCCAGATCTTCGCGCACGATCATGGCCCCGATGGGAACACCTCCGGCAAGGGCCTTCGCCGCGGTCATGATATCCGGTTCCACCCCGTAACCTTCATAAGCCCAGAGAGAACCGGTACGCCCCATGCCGCATTGCACTTCATCGAAGATCAGCAAAATTCCTTCATTGTCACACAGTTTGCGCAACTTGCCCAGGAAATCGGCATCCGCCGGATATACACCCGCCTCGCCCTGGATCGGCTCGATCATTATTGCGCAGGTGTCTTTATCTACCAGTTGCTCGAACGAGGCGATGTCATTGAACCGGGCATACATGAAGCCGCCGGGCAGCGGATGAAAACCTTCATGATAGCGATCCTGGGCCGTGGCAGTGACCGTGGCCAGGGTGCGCCCGTGGAAAGAACGCTCCGCGGTGATGATTTTGTATTTGTGGTCGCCGCACTTTTTCTTGCTGTACTTTCGTGCCAGCTTGATGGCCGCCTCGTTGGCTTCCGCCCCGCTGTTGGCCAGGAAAACGCGGTCGCCAAAAGAATGTTTTGCCAGCAAGGCTGCCAGTTCAACCTGGGGCTCGCTGTAGTAGAGATTGGAAGTGTGGATCAGTTTTCCGGCCTGATCCTGCAAGGCCTTGACGATGGCCGGATGAGCATGACCCAACGAATTGACGGCCAGCCCGCTGACAAAATCAAGGTATTTGCGGCCGGATTCGTCCCATACATAGCTTCCGCGACCCCTGGTAATGAGGATATTTCGTTCCGGATCCCGCCGATATGTATTGATCATATGCCGGGCTTCCAGATCCTTGATCGCAGACAATTTGTTTTTCATCACAATTCTTCATCCTTTCCGTGCTTTTCTCCTACCACCATGGTGCCGATCCCTTCATCGGTAAAGATCTCCAGCAAAAGGGAGTGATGCGTGCGGCCATCGATGATATGAGTGCGCAAAACACCGTTCTCCAGTGCCCTCAAGCATGCCTGAACCTTGGGGATCATCCCCTCGTTGATACGGCCGTCGGCGATCATCTGTGTGGCGGACTTCCTGTCAAGAATGGAGATAAGGTTTTGGTGTTCCCCGTTGGGGTCAGCCATGATCCCCTCGATGTTGGTCAACAGTATGAGTTTTTCCGCTTTCAATGCCGACGCCAGTTCGCCGGCGGCGCAATCAGCATTTATATTCAATCCTTCGTGCCTTTTGCTATCGACCCCGATGGAGGAGACCACGGGGATATAGTCCTGGCGGATGAGAGCATCAATGATATCTGCATTCACAGTGCTGATCTCCCCGACCAGGCCCAGGTCGACGAGCTCCTCTTCTCCGTTCACGGTGATCTTCTGCGGTGGCAGGCGGTCGGCAACAAACATGTTGGCATCCCGGCCGCTGAGACCGACGGCTTTGCCACCATGGCTGTTGATCAGGCTGACGATCTCGCGGTTCACCTTGCCGCTGAGCACCATCTCGGCCAGTTCCATCGTCTCCGCGTCGGTGACCCGCAGCCCCCCTGCAAAGACGGATTCCTTGTTTATTTTCCTGCTCCACCTGTTTATTTCCTTCCCCCCGCCATGCACCAGGACGGGGTTGATCCCGATGTATTTCAGCAGGATGATATCCACGGCCACCTTCTCTTTCAGTTCTTCATTGATCATGGCATGGCCGCCGTACTTGATCACAAAGGTTTTTCCCGCAAATTTACGGATGTAAGGCAGCGACTCCACAAGCACCTCGGCTTTGGCAATGAGTTTCTCCACAGGCACCATCTTTATTCCATCCCTCCGTTTTATCTTGCATCCCATTCGGCAATCCTTCCCCGACATGATTCCACATCATTCAGGTTCGGTAACAGCTGTTTATCTTGACGTACTCGTGGCTGAGATCGTTGCCCCAGGTGCGGATCTCCTCCGAACCTGCATGAAGGTCTATGGTCATGGCGATCTTTTTTCTTCGGAGATACCCGATCAGTTCCTTCTCGTCAAAATCCGCCTGTTGCCCGGCGGCAGCGACCTTGAAAGGCCCGATATACAGTTCCGCCTCCCGCGGATTGAAATCAACTCCCGCATAGCCCATCGCCGCCAGGATCCTGCCCCAGTTGGCATCTTCCCCGAAAAAGGCGGTCTTGACCAGAAGGGAATTGAGCACGGCCCGGGCAAGGGCACGCGCATTTTCAAATGTGGCCGCCCCTTTCACCGTGAGATCCAGCACCTTGGTAACCCCCTCGCCATCGGCGGCGATGAGATAGGAGAGGGAGCGGCAGGTCTGCAGCAATGACTCGCGGAAAAGATCATATTCCGGGCCTTCGGTTTCAATATTGATGCCCGCAGCGCCGTTGGCCAGAAGCAGAACCATATCGTTGGTAGAGGTATCTCCATCAACCGAAACCAGGTTGAAAGTGCGCTCCACTGCCTCCAGCAAGGCTTTCTGCAGCAGGCCGCCCGGCATGGAGATGTCGGTGGTGATAAAAGCAAGCATGGTCGCCATGTCGGGGCAGATCATCCCCGAACCCTTGGCCATCCCTCCGACAACCGCCTTTTTTGCACCGATCTGCAGGTGCAGAGCCATTTTCTTCTCCACCCTGTCCGTGGTCATTATGGCCCGGGCAGCATCATCCCCGCCCCGGGTGGTGGCATTCAATTTCTCAACCGCATGCCCGATCCCCTCCCGGATCCGCTCCATGGGCAGCCGCTGGCCGATAACCCCCGTGGAGGCAACGAGCACTGCATCTGCAGGTATGGAAAGTTCCGCAGCA
This sequence is a window from Bacillota bacterium. Protein-coding genes within it:
- the argF gene encoding ornithine carbamoyltransferase → MSYHEYRVQLQGRDFLSLQDFSPAEIGGILSLAADLKNERKNGIPHRFLEGRTLGMVFQKPSTRTRVSFEVGMFQLGGFALFLSTQDLQMGRGEPIRDTAHTLSRYLDGIMIRTFDHGEVVELAEWASVPVINGLTDLFHPCQALADLMTIIEHRGALRAGKIVFMGDGGSNVAHSLLVACSRMGMQITICAPEGYTPLPEILSWAREEGEKTGGEIEVTDNPQEAVRGAGVLYTDVWTSMGRETEQEERRRRLQHYRLDRALLDRAEPGAIVMHCLPANRGEEITAEVLESSSSVVFDQAENRLHVQKALMALIM
- a CDS encoding aspartate aminotransferase family protein — encoded protein: MKNKLSAIKDLEARHMINTYRRDPERNILITRGRGSYVWDESGRKYLDFVSGLAVNSLGHAHPAIVKALQDQAGKLIHTSNLYYSEPQVELAALLAKHSFGDRVFLANSGAEANEAAIKLARKYSKKKCGDHKYKIITAERSFHGRTLATVTATAQDRYHEGFHPLPGGFMYARFNDIASFEQLVDKDTCAIMIEPIQGEAGVYPADADFLGKLRKLCDNEGILLIFDEVQCGMGRTGSLWAYEGYGVEPDIMTAAKALAGGVPIGAMIVREDLAQGLGPGDHASTFGGNPLACRVAVAVLQTMLKKNFLQEVTRIGGLLQEYLHGLKKKNPDLIAETRGKGLMLAMELTVPGAVRIQRECQEKGLLINAIGESIIRLLPPLIIDEEDLALFMDIFNGALAAIK
- the argB gene encoding acetylglutamate kinase; the encoded protein is MVPVEKLIAKAEVLVESLPYIRKFAGKTFVIKYGGHAMINEELKEKVAVDIILLKYIGINPVLVHGGGKEINRWSRKINKESVFAGGLRVTDAETMELAEMVLSGKVNREIVSLINSHGGKAVGLSGRDANMFVADRLPPQKITVNGEEELVDLGLVGEISTVNADIIDALIRQDYIPVVSSIGVDSKRHEGLNINADCAAGELASALKAEKLILLTNIEGIMADPNGEHQNLISILDRKSATQMIADGRINEGMIPKVQACLRALENGVLRTHIIDGRTHHSLLLEIFTDEGIGTMVVGEKHGKDEEL
- the argJ gene encoding bifunctional glutamate N-acetyltransferase/amino-acid acetyltransferase ArgJ, which translates into the protein MNADFKIKKIPDGGITSPRGFKASGIYCGLKKDNGSSKDLALIFSEKPAAAAGTFTRNLFRAAPVEISRSRIGNPISAVVVNSGNANACVGDAGYRDAEEMAALAAAELSIPADAVLVASTGVIGQRLPMERIREGIGHAVEKLNATTRGGDDAARAIMTTDRVEKKMALHLQIGAKKAVVGGMAKGSGMICPDMATMLAFITTDISMPGGLLQKALLEAVERTFNLVSVDGDTSTNDMVLLLANGAAGINIETEGPEYDLFRESLLQTCRSLSYLIAADGEGVTKVLDLTVKGAATFENARALARAVLNSLLVKTAFFGEDANWGRILAAMGYAGVDFNPREAELYIGPFKVAAAGQQADFDEKELIGYLRRKKIAMTIDLHAGSEEIRTWGNDLSHEYVKINSCYRT